Part of the Candidatus Zixiibacteriota bacterium genome, GCATGTCCACGCCGGCATTAACCGATGGAATCGCCAGACGCCCCTGGGGCTTCAGTACCCCGCCGTGGCCAAGCTCGCCGAAGTTACGTTCAATCGGTCAGGCATGGATTGGAAGGACTGCTACGAGGCCGGGGTCGACCTGATCTGCGCCACCCACTTCAACGTGTTCGACGAGTGGCTATCGATGCCGACCGACCCCGATCCCGACGCTCCGGCTCACACTCTACGTATGCTCGACCTGCTCGAAGAGGAGCTGCAGACAACCGCGGCGCCGTATGCGAAGCTGGCCACAACCCCCAAGCAACTGGATGCGCTCCTGGACACCCCCAAGGAGAGTCTCGAGTGGCGGGTGGCGGTCATTCATACGGTCGAGGGCGGTCACGCGCTGGGCGGGCGCCTCTACGCGGTCGAGCCGCTGGCCCGACGGGGTGTCGCCATGATCGGCCTCACACACTTTTTCAACAAGGGCGTGGCCACATCGGGCAACTCGTATCCGTTCTTTCCCGACGCCAACTCCCCCTGGCCCGCGCTCGGGCTGAGCGAGTTCGGGCGGGACCTGATTAAAGAGGTCGAGCGCTGCGGAGTAATTGTCGATGTCATCCACGCCACCAACACCGCGTTGGAGGATATCTTCAAGGTGGCGACACGACCAATGGTGGCGTCGCACTCGAGTGCGCGCACGCTGGGGGATCATCCGTATTCGCTGATCGATGAACATCTCGAGGAAATCGCGCGTCGCGGCGGGCTGCTCGGTATCATTCTGGATCCGTACCTGCTCGGCAATTACGCCACGCTGTTCGATGCGGAGAAAGAGGGGACACTTCGCGATGTCGTTCGCACGGTCGGGTA contains:
- a CDS encoding membrane dipeptidase, coding for MPVERKRRERNESAAADISRRNFLGDSLRALAGAALPWPLLWLDGCTHPPLLTDRTIPRVLADLHVHAGINRWNRQTPLGLQYPAVAKLAEVTFNRSGMDWKDCYEAGVDLICATHFNVFDEWLSMPTDPDPDAPAHTLRMLDLLEEELQTTAAPYAKLATTPKQLDALLDTPKESLEWRVAVIHTVEGGHALGGRLYAVEPLARRGVAMIGLTHFFNKGVATSGNSYPFFPDANSPWPALGLSEFGRDLIKEVERCGVIVDVIHATNTALEDIFKVATRPMVASHSSARTLGDHPYSLIDEHLEEIARRGGLLGIILDPYLLGNYATLFDAEKEGTLRDVVRTVGYLVKLIGHEHVAIGTDFGGYITPPKDMTRVQQIGRLHRLLLHEFGDPNLVTDILANNAIRFIMANWKPLV